GCCAGGGCGGCCTCGGCCATCTGCAGCCTGCAAGGAGGCAAGggccatccccaccccactgctGGCCTCGCCAAGGCCGGCGACACCTCCTCCAAGATGCCCCCCCAGGTGACCACCCCAGCGGTTTCCCACCTCCGCCTGGTACTCCGGGGACCTGAATCCTTGTCGGGACGGCCCTCTGTCCCTGGGCACGTCTCCCCAGCGTCCTGGAGCCTCCCcatgcccccaccctgccctccgcCCTCCTTACTTGGCCTTGAGGGCACTGATGACAGAGTGCCTCTCACTCAGGGCTTCCTGGAGCCGCCCCACGCGGGCCGCCGACGCCCTGTGCGCAGAGAGGAGGGTCCGAGACACCCGGGCCCCTGAGCCCTCCAGGCTCTGAGGCTCACACAGCAGTCCAGCTGACTCCCTCAGCAGACACACCCCATGACCTCAGCCGTGGCCAGGCGACCGGCTGGGGTTAGGTCACACCGGGGCCCGAACCCTGGGCGCCCCCGCTACACCGCCGCCCTGCCCGGCCCTGCTCACGTGCTGCTCTTGGccatctcttctctctgcctgtcGATTGTCTCCATCAGGTCCAGAAACTGGGCACAGAGCCGGCCAGAGCCCCGTCAGGGCCCAGAGCCCGCCTGCTCTCCGGAGAAGGAGGGCAGCTGTCTGCCCGAGGGCTCCCTCTCGTCCGCGGGAAGGCGCCGCTGCCCGCACCCGCCCAGCCAGAGGGCAGCCACCTCACAGGCCCAGAGCAAGGGGACCGAGGGGGGGCCCTTCGTCCACACAGCCAGGGTGGGTGGGGCCGCGGTCAGAGGCGGCCCTGTCCTCACCTGCTTGGACTTCTCTTCCCGAAGGTGTTGCACCTCCTTGCTGAGGATGTGGGCGCGGGCCTGGCTCTCCCGGACGGTGGCCTGCCGGTCCTGGTTGCGGTCCATGGCTTGCTCTGTTGCAAGGAGCCAACTGATCCTTGTACCCGGGGGCCTGAGCCCCACGAGTGGCCGACGGCCGGCCCAGCCCCCGGCCCAGCCTATGCGCGGAAGCCACCATGCAACATCTCACCCCCAAATCGGATGGACCCCTCAGTGCACCAGGCAGGTAAGGGGctccaagggggtgggggggggaggcccgcagggggaggaggggcaggctgtTCCGCTGCCACCAGAGGTAGGTGTTTAGTCCCTGCCCCAGAAGTCAGAGGCCGCTGCTTGGCTTTTAAGAGGTGCGTGTGGGCTCTTAAAAGCCAAGGCAGCGTTTACAAAACGATCAGCCAAGAGCAGCTCTGGGGGCAGAGCAATTACAAGAGCTTGGGCCACAGTAGGCAGGGCAAGGAGCTGAGGGGAGTGGCAGGGTGCTCAGCCACCCTGGGGCCAGAGGTGGGGTCGTGGTGGAAGGGGACTGTGGCACGAGGGGGTGAGGAGCAGCACCGGGCAGTCGGCTCCCACCATGATGTGTCTCCTCGTGCTGCCCAGAGCAGCTCCTCCCCTGGTAGCCAGGCCTCCGTCACAGGGGCCAGCTCTGTGCCCTGCTCCGGAGTGCAAGCCACCCGTACCCACGGCTCTGAGGACGTCGCTGGGGATGCTGTTCCCAGCCAGCTCCAGCCTCCACAGGGTTCTGTTGCTGGGGAGACAGTTCGCCAGGGCCCGGCCCCCCAGGAGGCCGATGTGATTCCAGCGCAGGTCTGGAAAGAAACCTGGGGTCgcacagggtggggctgggggctggcgcAGCCTGAGACACTTCCTTTGCGGGGCAGCACTGCCTGTGTCGGGGGCCCTCGTTCCCCACACCCAGCCCCACACCCTCCGCTCTGGGACAGACCAAAGGAAGCAGGGCTGAGGGGCCAGACAGAGATGAAGCCCTTGCCCCGACCAAGACCGCCCAGCCTGGTCTGAGGACCAGGGGCCGGGGAAGGCCGGCGCCAGGTGGCCTCACCCAGCTGCTGGAGGCTAGCGTTGCTCCTCAGGGCCAGGGCCAGCTCCTCGGCGCCCTTGTGGCTGATCTGGTTGTTGCGGAGGTCCAGCTGCCGCAGGGTACTGTTGGCTGCCAGGGCCCCGCAGAAAGTGGCGAAGGCGTCTTCCCACGGGCCCAGGCTGTTCCACTCCAGGGTGAGGCTGCAGGAAGGGTGCACGGGGGGTGTGTGGCCCCATGGGGCCTCCAGCTTCCATGGGCTGCACCAGGCTTGAGAGGCTGTGGTAAAGAGGCTGGAGCCTCGAGAAACACTCACCCCCGTCCATGCCCAGCCCAGGAAGACTGGCGCGCAGGAGTGCACCGCGTCCCCTGGAGCCAACCCAGAACCATGCTGAGAAGGAGCAAAGGCTGGGACCGCCACCTCACCTCTGGATGGACTTGTTCTGTCGGAGGAGTTTTCCCAGAGCCTCAGCTCCTGCAGCGCGAAGGTTATTGCCCTAGAACAGGAAGAGGCCAGCCCGTCATTCCTGGAGTCCTGGGCCGGGCTCCGAACACCCTCATCGGGAAGTGGGTGAGGTCACAGCGAGCTATGGGTGGAAAGCGTGGAATCCTTTCAGATTCTGCTTTCCCTGACCACAGTGGCCCCCTGATGCAGGCTCTTGGTTTGCTGTGGAATGCTCTGGAACTCACATTCCTGCCCTCAGAACACTGGCACACGTGCAGGAGACTGAGAATCAGTGCGTACAGACACCACCTCTCGCCACCATCGGGATCCCCGGGCCCCAGGACAACTGCAGCTtcgccggggggcggggggggggcacgcaGGGCCCTGAGCACAGATCCACCCACCTTTAGATCCAGAAACCGCACCACGGTGTTGACACACAGTCCCTGCAGCAACAGCGTGGCTCCTGTAAGGGACCAGGACAGTCACTCTCTGTTCCTGGTGGCTCCATCAGGGGCCGCTCCCCAGACGGAGGGAAGGGACGAGGGTCCCAGACCAGCCAGGGTTCATGGCAAAAATGAGTCAGTCACCCCATTCCTGTGTCAGGTTTGACACGCGGCAGGTGCAGAGTCCGGctgcagaccccccccccccatgcggACTCTCCTAAGCCAGCTGGCTGGGGGCACTAAGGTTTTTTCGCTAGAGAGATGGTCCCCAGTTTCCCGAGTGAATGCTGCTGCTTGCTTTGACTACAGTGAAGGGGAGACCTCCCAAAGAAGAGGACAGGCGGGCCACCGAGCACCAAGGCCTGGGGGTGCTGAGCAGCAGGGCAAACAAGCCCAGGGACGCCGACCCCTGCCCGCCCTCCAAGGCTGCAAGGGCTGCTGTGGCCACTGCGGTCCGTCGGTGCCCACCCTCGTCGCTCAGCATGCAGTCACTCAGGACCAGTTCCGTCAGCAGCGCCTCCTTCTGCAGCAGCTTGCCCAGAGCCCTGCAGGTGTCCAGCGTCAGGCTCTGTGTGGCCAGGTCCAGCCGGCCCCGCAGCAGCCCGAGCAGCCGCTGCAGGACGGCCTCCTGGGGCTCGGCCCCGCTCTCCTTGCACAGCCGGCTGTAGGCGCGCTGGAACTCCTCCATGAGGGAAGGGCTGGCGGGGCTTCCGGCAAAGCTCCCAGACAGGCCTCACCCGGAGGCGGGGAGGCTGGGGAAGTGGGCTGCTGgctcctgctcccctgccccaGTCCTTGCTGGCTGTAAGCCTCCCCCTGGGGCCTACGGAGAGCCCCCGACAGCGCAGGGGGGGCGCACAGAGACCCTACGCCCTCAGCAGCCGCGGAATGAGGAGCAAACAGTTGGTTCAACTGGCGGGAGGCCCCGAGAGGGCGGGGGCGGGTGATCCTCGGGGACGCCAAAGCCCAGGATCCGGGAGGAGGATGCTCTCGGGGGCGGGGCGTCTAGCGGAGCGGGcgctcccgccccccgccccaggcctcgCGCCTAGGAACCCCGCCCGCTTGCCGCGGGGGTTGGCGGCCGCGGTGCCCCTCAGTATCCAGGAAGAGCAGGGCGCGCCGGGAAGGCCTGGCGGAAACTACGACTCCCAGGACGCTTTGCGGGGGCAGTGCGCTCGCTTAGGACCAATTAGGGCGAGGGAGTGGGCGCGCGCGGCGACCCCATTGGCTGGGGGGCGCAGGGGCGAGGCTTCAGAAGGCGCGCTACGGGTCGATTGGTGGAGGCGCGGGGGCCGGGCTTCTGAGAACGCACAACTTGGCGGCGGTCATGGAGGAAAGCGGCGCGGGCTTCCGGAAAGTGAGCGAGGGACTGCGAGGCGGAGCGGGACGGGCTCGGGGGCTCGGGGGCTCGGGGAAGGCACTGGGAGCGAGCTCGGGGCCCGGCCCCCTGCGTGAGCCACGTGTGGGCCCTAAACCAGTCCCCGTCCTGCCGGCCGGTACCTTCTAGGGTCGGCCCATTCCCAGAATCCGGCCACGACCCCCATCCCGCGCGTACTTAGTCCTCCGTGGCCCGAGTGGGTGGGTCGCTAGGCCGGCAGGCTCGGCTCCCAAACCCTTCAGGCTGTGAGTGGTCTCTGGGTTTCGCTTTGTTGCTCTGCGCTAAGGGTAGGAAGCACTGAGCTTTTGATAGCAGCCCTTTGTGTGCCTGGGTGAGGGGAAGGGTTTCCGCCCCGGGTGAGGACTTCCTTGTCCAGCCAGTCTCCCTAGTGGGGGAGTTTTCCCTCTTCACCCAGGATGGCCACTTTGCCCAGGCCGAGAAGGGGTTAATGCGTCAAAGGGGAAATCACTGCGGCCGGGCCCTCCCTGCACTGTAATAGCTGCAGTGGGCAGCACTGGCTGGGCCTCCTTCTTGGGATCCTGGGCAGCTCTGGAGTCCTAGCCCTGAGGCCTCAGGCTAGAGCTGGGGTTGCCGTCATTACCCACGAGCAGGCCTGTCCCAGGCGAGGGGCacggggccggggtggggggttgtggtcctccacacagacagacagaggctGACCAAATCCCAGATCTCATGCTGCCCTTTGCAAGCTTGGGGACCCCCCTCTCCCAGCTGGTGCTGGCTCCTTTAGTTGTCAGGGTAAGCCGGTGCAGCAGCTGCTCCCCAGGTGGCAGCCTGGCTCTTTCAGCTCTTCCCTGGAGTCTGGGAGCTAGTGGGGCGGCAGGGCCTTCTGGGCTTTCCTGGTGGGACCAGCAGGTGGCGCCAAGCTCGCGCGCTCACTCTGGGAGGGTGCGCGAGGCCGCTGCGACGCTGCCGCAGGTACGGGCTGCTGCAAGCTCTCACTCTCCTGAGCCCTGGCGGGGGCAAGCTCCGCTCCCCGTCACGCGCGCTGCTCTCCCGCTTTGCTCAGCAGCTCTGGGCGAGGCCGTGCCATCTCCCGCGGACAAGGCTGGAGGCCTGGAGGATCCCAGCACACCTTGCCTGCACAACACCCCGTCTGGGCTCCCCCTGCTGCTGTCCTCTTGGCCCCTCGTTCACAGCCTCTCCCGGCTGGCCTCCACCCTCAGCAACCTTCCCCGGTTCTCATCACCAGCGTCTGCCATCTCTCAGGCCCAGCTGCCCACTGGCTGCTCTACCTGGGCTCCTTGGGTGTGTCCCTCACGAAAATGTTCCGAGCTGAGCTGAGTTGCTGGCCCCGAGTCCATCTCCTCTTAGTGGTGCTGTCCTCTGGGGCTCAAGCTCCCCCTTGAGGAGACTGGGCCTTGCCCCGCACTTGGCCCATCCTTGCTGTTCAGGAAGTCCCGCTGGTAGCCTGGGCTCCGTCCCTGACCTTGACCGCCCAGCTCCAAGGTTCCTATGGTGCCCTTCCCCACCAGTTACGGGAAGATGCTGTCTGTGTTGGCGTGGACAGACCCGTGAAGGGCCCACAGTGGGAGAGCGCCTTGTCCCTGGGCCAGAAGCACAAAACCGCTCTGGTCCCGCCGGGAGCCTCCCAGGGAGCGGTCTCCCCGCTGCCCAGTCCCCGACCCCAGAGAGAGAGCACTTCTAGTGGCAATTACCAGCCTGTCCCATCCAGGACTCAAAGCCTaaagggtgtggggggggggcagtggccCACTTGACACCTCCTCTGTCCCCCAGGAGCTAGTGAGCAAGCTGCTGCACCTGCACTTCAAGGATGACAAGACCAAAGGTGCGTGGACCGGAGGCCGGGGGGGCgacggcggtggggggggggggcggccagCCAGGCACGGGGACCCTGCACTGCAGCTCTGCAGGGCCAGGGCCTTTGGCCACTGGACACGAAGCACGTGAGCCGGGTCAGAAGCGGCAGGGACAAaagtggggaggcagggagagggcgTGTCCGTGACCCGTTCCCTTGCCCACCTTGCAGTCAGCGGGGACGCGCTGCAGCTCACGGCCGAGCTGCTGAAGGTCTTCGTTGTGGGTGAGCGGAGGGCCCAGCGGGGTCCTTGGGGTCCCGTCCTGCTTGCCCAGACCACCGTGGTCCCTTTGCATTTTGGTGTTTGGTGGGGAAACCAGGGCACACTCCCACTTTCCCACAAACACCCCAGCTCTGTGTCCCTGGAAAGCGGTGTTTCAGGCCCGACCCCGGTTCTGAGCTGTCAGCTGGCACGGGGGTGGGGCAGCAGCGGGGCCAAAGCCCAGGGCTTGGGGTTCGGCCGTCTCTGCTCACCTGTGTCCTGCAGAAGCGGCCGTCCGCAGCGTCCGGCAGGCCCAGGCGGAGGACCTGACCCGGGTGGATGTGGACCAGCTGGAGAAGGTGCTGCCGCAGCTGGTAGGTGCGCCTCCGGGAGCGGGGCCTGGTCCGGCCACAGCCGCAGGTTCTGAGcacgccccctgccccccaacagcTTCTGGACTTCTAAGGCTTTCCACCTCACCGTGGCTGCCTGCCTGCGTCACGGCCAAGCCCCGTGTCCACGTGTCTTGTGGCTTCTACTTTCAGAAGGGACAGGCGCTGCTGCCCCCAGGTTCTCCTCCGCTCCGGCGACAGGCCAGCGTCCCAGCAAAGCGCCCCTCCCCATGTCACGCTCTGCCTGGATGCGGCAGATGGGGGACTGAGTGGGAACCCAGCCTATGGGGGCTGGCGCCTGGGTGGTGCCCTCCCCTGTGCCCCCCAGGAGCAGCCGAGCGCCCACTGGGTGGCAGGAGCACATGCAGGAGGAGTGGGCCTCCTGCCAACTGTCCGAGTGTCCTCCGCACACAAGCAGAGTCATGGGGCGCTGCCACCAGCGTCCAAGCTGGGCTGTCACCTTCCAGCCACTTGACACTCCTCAGAAGATGCTCCCCTGAGCTGTGCGTTTGTTCTCACAGAGCAGCGTCAGTAAACCAGAGCCGCCTCTCCAGACACAGCCTGTTGCCATTCATCCCCCGGAGCCGGGCTGCTTCCAAGTCGGGGGGGCGGGTGACGCGCAGCAGGTGTGAGGGCCGCGCCGTGGGCCGGCCTCGCGGAGTGAAATTGGGGCCCATGCACGTGTAGCTGCCTTGCCTGGGACCCCACCTACGTCACGGCCTGGGGTGCCCAGGACCATGTGGGGCTGGCTGCCGGGGGGGCACACTGTGGGAAGAGAGGGCCACTGGCCCGGGCCCACACCAGGGACAGGCAGCTCGGAGCTGCTCAGGCCCCTCTCCAAGTCTGGTTGGGACACCTGGCTGCCCTCAGGGGCCCACCCCCCCTCCCACCAATCCCAAAAGCTGCTTGGACTGTCAGAGGCTGCCCCAGGGCCGAGACCACAGAGTCACGACCTGCAGGGTTGGGAGACCCGGCCCACTGGGGAGGGACCCCCCCCGCCTGCTGCCGCGGGCACCTGGAAGCCCTCCCTCCAGCCGCGGCTCCCCACCTCTGTCTCCCCCTTGCAGCAGGGAGTCTCGGGCTTCAAAGCTCTGGGCGCATGTGGAAGTAATCAGACCTGAGGGGAGAGGCTGGTGACAAGTGCCAGCGCCTGTGCCCCATAGCCACTTTGAAGTGCGTGCAGAAGTGGGGTGGGCGGGGCACCGGGAAaccccaggccagccctgcccgCCCACCCTGCGGGGTGGGGGCCGTCCTTCACCCTCCTGGCAGCAGACAAGGGATGCCCGGAGGCC
The Phacochoerus africanus isolate WHEZ1 chromosome 14, ROS_Pafr_v1, whole genome shotgun sequence DNA segment above includes these coding regions:
- the CENPX gene encoding centromere protein X isoform X3, which gives rise to MEESGAGFRKELVSKLLHLHFKDDKTKVSGDALQLTAELLKVFVVEAAVRSVRQAQAEDLTRVDVDQLEKVLPQLLLDF
- the CENPX gene encoding centromere protein X isoform X2; the protein is MLPFASLGTPLSQLVLAPLVVRVSRCSSCSPGGSLALSALPWSLGASGAAGPSGLSWWDQQVAPSSRAHSGRVREAAATLPQVRAAASSHSPEPWRGQAPLPVTRAALPLCSAALGEAVPSPADKAGGLEDPSTPCLHNTPSGLPLLLSSWPLVHSLSRLASTLSNLPRFSSPASAISQAQLPTGCSTWAPWELVSKLLHLHFKDDKTKEAAVRSVRQAQAEDLTRVDVDQLEKVLPQLLLDF
- the CENPX gene encoding centromere protein X isoform X1, with protein sequence MLPFASLGTPLSQLVLAPLVVRVSRCSSCSPGGSLALSALPWSLGASGAAGPSGLSWWDQQVAPSSRAHSGRVREAAATLPQVRAAASSHSPEPWRGQAPLPVTRAALPLCSAALGEAVPSPADKAGGLEDPSTPCLHNTPSGLPLLLSSWPLVHSLSRLASTLSNLPRFSSPASAISQAQLPTGCSTWAPWELVSKLLHLHFKDDKTKVSGDALQLTAELLKVFVVEAAVRSVRQAQAEDLTRVDVDQLEKVLPQLLLDF